In Aquiflexum balticum DSM 16537, a single genomic region encodes these proteins:
- a CDS encoding LytR/AlgR family response regulator transcription factor, with product MKKYKVIIIEDEAAAQSQLKALLEKYPDLQLVGQAFNLEDASNLVSKEEPDLVFCDVDLPPGNAFDWLSGFESIPFSIIFTTSYDTYATRAFRLAAVDYLLKPLIETELDQALEKFRSKMQKGDNLDHVQELLNNLHKSIPKKKVALPTLSGYLFVPIEDIIRCESDNTYTTFHLIDKKTIIVSKTLKECEQMLLEQGFFRVHNSHLINLAYIKEYLKGEGGQVKMEDGSYVDVSRRRKDEFLKNIR from the coding sequence ATGAAAAAATACAAGGTCATTATCATAGAAGACGAAGCAGCTGCCCAAAGTCAATTGAAAGCATTGCTGGAAAAATATCCTGATTTACAGTTAGTTGGCCAGGCTTTCAATTTGGAAGATGCTTCCAATTTGGTATCAAAGGAGGAACCGGACCTGGTTTTTTGTGATGTGGACCTTCCACCGGGCAATGCTTTTGATTGGTTGTCGGGATTCGAAAGCATCCCATTTTCTATCATATTTACCACTTCTTACGATACCTATGCTACCCGTGCTTTTCGCCTGGCAGCAGTGGACTACTTGCTAAAACCCTTGATAGAAACTGAATTGGATCAGGCATTGGAAAAATTCCGGTCGAAAATGCAAAAGGGAGACAACTTAGACCATGTGCAGGAATTACTGAACAATCTCCATAAATCCATCCCAAAAAAGAAGGTTGCCCTCCCTACCCTATCCGGATATCTTTTTGTGCCAATCGAGGACATTATCCGATGCGAATCGGACAATACTTATACCACATTTCACCTGATTGACAAAAAAACCATCATTGTATCCAAAACCCTGAAGGAATGTGAACAGATGCTTTTGGAGCAGGGTTTTTTCCGGGTGCACAACAGTCATTTGATCAATTTGGCATATATCAAAGAATACCTCAAAGGGGAGGGCGGCCAAGTGAAAATGGAGGATGGAAGCTATGTGGATGTGTCCAGAAGGAGAAAGGATGAATTCTTAAAAAATATCCGATGA
- a CDS encoding response regulator transcription factor, whose protein sequence is MSKKVKDSNKIQQVVIVDDHEIFAIGLKHILEINLGIKAGLHFSCAQAALNYFKNGGGADLVILELYISEMNSFNFLEQVKILLPKINILVFSMQQSNFNISLCKKLGVTGFVRKNTYLKDFLQAIEEVQMGKKYFPEFEDEKASEELINNSVERICQQYRLSRSEIKILDKFLEQKKYREIADELCLSPQTVRTHKRNIYRKFGVRNMAGIVGLLKLELERG, encoded by the coding sequence ATGTCAAAGAAAGTGAAGGATAGCAATAAAATACAACAAGTTGTTATTGTTGACGATCATGAAATTTTTGCCATCGGGCTCAAACATATCCTGGAAATTAATCTGGGAATTAAAGCCGGTTTGCATTTTTCTTGTGCCCAAGCCGCTTTGAACTATTTCAAAAATGGAGGGGGGGCAGACCTTGTGATATTGGAACTGTACATATCGGAGATGAACAGTTTTAATTTCTTGGAACAGGTCAAAATCTTATTGCCAAAAATCAACATTCTAGTATTCAGCATGCAGCAATCAAATTTCAATATTTCACTTTGCAAAAAACTTGGAGTCACGGGTTTTGTCAGGAAAAACACTTATCTCAAAGATTTCCTCCAAGCCATTGAGGAAGTGCAGATGGGCAAGAAATACTTCCCGGAATTCGAAGACGAAAAAGCATCCGAGGAATTGATCAATAATTCTGTGGAAAGGATCTGTCAGCAATACAGACTTTCCCGCTCGGAAATCAAGATTTTGGATAAGTTTTTGGAACAGAAAAAATATCGGGAAATTGCCGATGAACTCTGTTTAAGCCCGCAGACTGTCCGGACCCACAAGAGGAATATTTACCGCAAGTTTGGGGTGCGCAATATGGCGGGAATAGTAGGTCTGCTAAAGTTGGAATTGGAAAGAGGGTAG
- a CDS encoding sensor histidine kinase, translating into MAKAVLLGIFLNGNKFYSTLAAFKILQIQSNSEIKTLILFALIPVMLAFTFVIFVFYRSKREAIIKEKETELLLQKTEVTLKALKAQINPHFIFNCLNSIHHYMYSHPVNEAGQYLLKFSQQIRYVLESSERKTVPLSDELEANRIYLELEQLRLNHTFDFSITVENGLDPDTIYIPPMLIQPFLENAVWHGVSGGGKIDMVITQADDNHLLCEIKDEKTNSKPVEKEINLSHQVKKTSLGMQLMQERFDLLNQINNNKSGYRLEERKDGIPGKVLQIRIPFED; encoded by the coding sequence ATGGCAAAAGCAGTTCTTCTAGGTATTTTTTTGAACGGAAATAAATTTTATTCCACTTTGGCTGCCTTTAAGATTTTACAAATCCAAAGTAATTCCGAAATCAAAACCCTGATACTTTTTGCCCTTATCCCGGTGATGTTGGCTTTTACCTTTGTGATTTTTGTCTTTTACCGCTCAAAAAGAGAAGCAATCATAAAAGAAAAGGAAACAGAATTATTGCTTCAAAAAACCGAAGTAACCCTCAAAGCTCTCAAAGCCCAAATCAATCCCCATTTTATCTTCAATTGCTTGAATTCGATTCATCATTATATGTACAGCCATCCTGTCAATGAAGCCGGGCAATATTTATTGAAGTTCTCCCAACAAATCCGCTATGTCCTTGAAAGCAGTGAGCGAAAAACAGTCCCCCTATCAGATGAATTGGAGGCCAATAGGATTTATCTGGAACTCGAGCAGTTACGCCTGAATCACACTTTTGATTTTTCCATTACTGTTGAAAATGGCCTGGACCCGGATACCATCTATATACCCCCCATGCTGATTCAGCCTTTTTTGGAAAACGCAGTTTGGCATGGGGTATCCGGAGGTGGGAAAATTGATATGGTGATTACACAAGCGGATGACAATCATTTGTTATGCGAAATCAAGGATGAAAAGACCAATAGTAAGCCTGTAGAAAAAGAAATAAATCTCAGTCATCAGGTCAAAAAGACTTCCTTGGGGATGCAGTTGATGCAGGAACGATTTGATTTGCTCAACCAAATAAACAACAATAAATCAGGATACAGGCTTGAAGAGAGAAAAGACGGGATTCCAGGGAAAGTCCTGCAGATTAGAATACCTTTTGAAGATTAG